Proteins encoded together in one Hymenobacter monticola window:
- a CDS encoding M1 family metallopeptidase translates to MSTYPPSSIALPTDPHSFASRSPVRAKHLALALAVDFDSHTLSGSATWQLAEPGAATEVVFDTRDLTIESVEALDAYGAATAANFTLDSVADPVLGQALSVALTPAMTAVRIHYRTSPTAAALQWLAPEQTAGTQPFLFTQSQAILARTWLPCQDSPGIRFTYEATVRVPAHLLALMSAENPQQLRASGEYRFRMTEPIPAYLMALAVGDLAFEPLSHRTGIYAEPATLPTATHEFADLEKMVAAAEELYGPYRWERYDLLVLPPSFPFGGMENPRLTFVTPTILAGDRSLTSLVAHELAHSWSGNLVTNATWNDFWLNEGFTVYFERRIMEHLYGAEYADMLQVLGRAALHHTIEEIGVASPDTHLHLALAGRDPDEGLTEIAYEKGCALLLTLESLVGRPRLDVFIKEYFARFSFQAMDTATFLHYLRAELLDHEPGLEGNLNLAAWVDGPGLPSNAPPVSSRRFDAVDQSLIQLQGGAAPAALLPSTADWSSHEWVHFLHGLPATLSAEQLAALDAAFHFTASGNSEILAAWFPHTLRAGYAAAGPALEKFLLHVGRRKFLVPLYRALLATPDGRSRARAIYAKARPNYHSVATGTIDALLSEQA, encoded by the coding sequence ATGAGTACATATCCTCCTTCCTCCATTGCCCTGCCCACCGACCCACATAGCTTCGCCAGCCGCAGCCCGGTGCGGGCAAAGCACCTGGCCCTCGCCCTCGCCGTCGACTTCGATTCTCACACGCTCAGCGGCAGTGCCACCTGGCAGCTGGCCGAGCCTGGTGCGGCCACTGAAGTCGTCTTTGACACCCGCGACCTGACCATTGAATCGGTCGAGGCGCTGGACGCTTACGGCGCAGCAACGGCGGCTAACTTCACCCTCGACAGCGTGGCCGACCCAGTGCTGGGCCAGGCCCTGAGCGTGGCGCTGACGCCGGCCATGACGGCCGTTCGCATCCACTACCGCACGTCCCCGACGGCGGCCGCGCTGCAGTGGCTGGCTCCGGAACAAACGGCCGGCACCCAGCCCTTCCTCTTCACGCAGTCGCAGGCCATTTTGGCGCGCACCTGGCTGCCGTGCCAAGACTCTCCCGGCATCCGCTTCACCTACGAGGCCACGGTGCGCGTACCGGCGCATTTGCTGGCTTTGATGAGCGCCGAGAACCCGCAACAGCTCCGCGCCAGCGGCGAGTACCGCTTTCGCATGACAGAGCCAATCCCAGCCTACCTCATGGCGCTGGCGGTGGGCGACCTCGCCTTCGAGCCGCTCAGCCACCGCACCGGCATCTACGCCGAGCCGGCCACCCTGCCGACGGCTACTCACGAGTTTGCCGACCTTGAAAAAATGGTGGCAGCGGCCGAGGAACTTTACGGGCCCTACCGCTGGGAGCGTTACGATTTGCTGGTGCTGCCTCCCTCCTTCCCCTTCGGCGGCATGGAAAACCCTCGATTAACATTTGTTACACCTACCATTCTAGCTGGCGACCGCAGCCTGACCAGTCTGGTAGCGCACGAGCTGGCTCACTCGTGGTCGGGCAACCTGGTTACAAATGCAACGTGGAATGATTTCTGGCTGAATGAAGGCTTTACAGTGTACTTCGAGCGGCGTATCATGGAACATTTGTATGGCGCCGAATATGCCGATATGCTGCAGGTACTGGGCCGGGCAGCGCTGCACCACACCATTGAGGAAATCGGCGTGGCCAGTCCTGACACCCACCTGCACCTTGCCCTGGCCGGCCGCGACCCCGACGAGGGCCTCACCGAAATAGCCTATGAGAAAGGCTGCGCCCTGCTGCTGACGCTAGAGTCGTTGGTGGGCCGTCCCCGGCTCGATGTCTTTATTAAGGAGTACTTCGCCCGCTTCAGTTTTCAGGCGATGGATACTGCCACCTTCCTGCACTACCTCCGCGCCGAGCTCCTGGACCATGAGCCCGGGCTCGAAGGCAATCTCAACCTGGCTGCTTGGGTCGATGGGCCCGGCCTGCCCTCCAACGCACCACCCGTAAGCTCGCGCCGCTTCGACGCCGTAGACCAATCGCTAATTCAGCTGCAAGGCGGCGCTGCTCCTGCTGCCCTCCTACCCAGCACCGCCGACTGGAGCAGCCATGAATGGGTGCACTTCCTCCACGGCCTCCCGGCCACGCTTTCGGCCGAGCAGCTGGCGGCGCTTGATGCGGCGTTTCATTTCACTGCCTCCGGCAACTCCGAAATTCTGGCAGCCTGGTTTCCGCACACGCTGCGGGCAGGCTACGCGGCGGCCGGGCCCGCGCTGGAAAAATTCCTGCTGCACGTGGGCCGTCGCAAATTTCTGGTGCCGCTCTACCGGGCGCTGCTGGCCACGCCCGATGGCCGCAGCCGGGCCCGTGCCATTTATGCGAAAGCCCGGCCCAATTACCACTCCGTCGCAACCGGCACGATTGATGCCTTGTTAAGCGAACAGGCGTAG
- a CDS encoding L,D-transpeptidase family protein: MSFLFRFTSLVWVLWVAAFSSIALQSCGSDNSSQSADGTAQRSDSSEVAAGHQPLIDSTYVIKTFQAEPAFKAQLLPARRFYRERGFRMGWFKDHQPVERAQDLQAIIAKAEEEGLNPKDYQVKDFKKLFGELNQARSDTARRNALEQQIDVALTGTYMKWANDYYRGIANPRDTKSTSWQVKPNKIKLNKALATFLGDRKSRYNYYEFAPLHPEYDQLKKALATYRAQERAGGWPILPTTLNLKPGQSSPAVALLRKRLLDSAGGEAAASLPADSAKHGAVPAAYIYDSEVVAAVKLFQQDAGLKQTGIVSGETLKQLNVPIGSRIDQLILNMERWRWLPKKFEPDYLLVNIPEYTLHVVEGGKEAFNMAVIVGKVLHETPVFSDKMEYVVLAPYWNVPFSIIDNELRGKLVANPSYLDRLDMEVVKGWGRKATPVDPSSIDWANVTQNTFKYTLRRRPGPKNDLGDVKFIFPNSQDIYLHDTPHDELFSQSNRSFSHGCVRLSEPIKLATYLLRNRPEWDKQTILDSIATRREKYITLKQKLPVYLVYFTAWADEAGHPHFRDDIYGLDKKLAREYFN, encoded by the coding sequence ATGTCCTTCTTGTTTCGTTTCACTTCCTTGGTCTGGGTTCTGTGGGTTGCGGCCTTCAGCAGCATTGCGCTGCAGTCGTGCGGTTCCGACAATTCTTCCCAGTCTGCTGATGGCACCGCCCAACGCTCCGATTCGTCGGAGGTGGCGGCCGGCCATCAGCCCCTCATCGATAGCACGTACGTCATCAAAACTTTCCAGGCCGAGCCTGCTTTCAAAGCGCAGCTGCTTCCCGCCCGTCGCTTCTACCGGGAGCGGGGGTTCCGGATGGGGTGGTTCAAGGACCACCAACCGGTGGAGCGGGCCCAAGATTTGCAAGCCATTATTGCTAAAGCTGAAGAAGAGGGGCTTAACCCTAAAGACTACCAGGTCAAAGATTTTAAGAAGTTATTCGGCGAGCTCAATCAAGCCCGTTCCGATACCGCGCGGCGCAATGCGCTCGAGCAGCAGATTGACGTCGCCCTCACGGGTACCTACATGAAATGGGCCAACGATTACTACCGAGGCATCGCCAATCCGCGCGATACCAAGAGCACGTCGTGGCAAGTAAAACCGAATAAAATCAAGCTGAACAAAGCCTTGGCCACCTTCCTGGGCGACCGCAAAAGTCGTTACAACTACTACGAGTTTGCCCCGCTGCACCCCGAGTACGACCAGCTGAAGAAGGCCCTTGCCACCTACCGCGCCCAGGAGCGGGCGGGCGGCTGGCCCATTCTGCCCACCACCCTCAACCTGAAACCGGGCCAGTCGTCGCCGGCCGTCGCGCTTTTGCGCAAGCGCCTGCTCGATAGCGCCGGCGGAGAGGCCGCTGCGTCGCTACCCGCCGATTCAGCCAAGCACGGTGCCGTACCTGCGGCCTACATCTACGACTCCGAGGTAGTGGCCGCCGTGAAATTATTTCAGCAGGACGCCGGCCTGAAGCAGACGGGCATTGTGAGCGGCGAAACCCTGAAGCAACTCAATGTTCCCATCGGCTCCCGTATCGACCAGCTCATTTTGAACATGGAGCGCTGGCGCTGGCTGCCTAAAAAGTTTGAGCCTGACTACCTCCTGGTGAACATTCCTGAGTACACGCTGCACGTGGTAGAAGGTGGCAAAGAGGCCTTCAACATGGCCGTGATTGTGGGCAAGGTGCTGCACGAAACGCCGGTGTTCAGCGACAAAATGGAGTACGTGGTGCTGGCACCTTATTGGAATGTGCCCTTCAGCATCATCGACAACGAGCTGCGCGGAAAGCTCGTGGCCAACCCCAGTTACCTCGACCGTCTCGACATGGAAGTGGTAAAGGGCTGGGGGCGCAAAGCCACCCCCGTCGACCCCTCGAGCATCGACTGGGCCAACGTGACGCAGAACACCTTCAAGTATACGCTCCGCCGCCGCCCGGGCCCCAAAAACGACCTCGGCGACGTGAAGTTCATCTTCCCCAACTCGCAGGATATTTACCTGCACGATACTCCCCATGACGAGCTGTTTTCGCAGAGCAACCGCAGCTTCAGCCACGGCTGCGTGCGCCTATCCGAGCCCATTAAGCTGGCCACCTACCTGCTGCGCAACCGCCCCGAATGGGACAAGCAAACCATCCTCGACAGCATCGCCACGCGCCGCGAGAAGTACATCACCCTTAAGCAAAAGCTGCCCGTGTACCTGGTGTATTTCACCGCCTGGGCCGATGAAGCAGGCCACCCGCACTTCCGCGACGACATCTATGGCTTGGATAAAAAACTCGCCCGCGAGTATTTCAACTAA
- a CDS encoding helix-turn-helix domain-containing protein has translation MIERIRTLLETRQLTPTQFADAIGVARPIVSHILSGRNKPSLEVVQRILAAMPDLSMPWLLNGTGPMQASAAPAMPPAHSVVKEAPVLTAAPQPKPSVGNENQTGSPGPTKAVVASSPKPTPRRFTGQVNKFTGVSASVAPGSALWDTLSVASTAPDVAVPPAAPSPAAPSEEMAVEPNAVSPAPALVQEQPVSPEHAPTAANPTAAALFAGAEKPIRRIVIFYRDGSFADYQPE, from the coding sequence ATGATTGAGCGCATTCGGACACTGCTGGAAACCCGGCAGCTTACCCCCACCCAATTTGCGGACGCAATAGGCGTTGCCCGCCCGATAGTGAGCCATATCCTTTCCGGACGCAACAAGCCCAGCCTGGAGGTAGTGCAGCGTATTTTGGCAGCCATGCCCGACCTGTCGATGCCGTGGCTACTCAATGGCACTGGCCCGATGCAAGCCTCTGCGGCCCCGGCGATGCCCCCCGCTCATTCAGTTGTTAAGGAAGCGCCTGTTCTAACCGCTGCACCGCAACCAAAGCCTTCCGTTGGCAATGAGAATCAAACCGGTTCGCCCGGCCCTACAAAAGCGGTAGTTGCCAGTTCCCCCAAGCCCACGCCGCGCCGTTTCACGGGCCAGGTTAACAAATTCACAGGCGTTTCGGCAAGTGTAGCCCCGGGTAGCGCCCTTTGGGATACGCTTTCTGTTGCCTCCACCGCGCCCGATGTTGCGGTACCGCCTGCGGCGCCATCGCCAGCCGCGCCGTCAGAGGAAATGGCCGTTGAGCCAAATGCCGTTAGTCCAGCCCCTGCATTAGTTCAAGAGCAGCCGGTTTCTCCGGAACATGCACCAACTGCTGCTAATCCTACAGCAGCGGCCTTGTTTGCCGGGGCCGAAAAGCCCATTCGGCGGATTGTAATTTTTTACCGGGACGGCTCCTTTGCCGACTACCAGCCCGAATAG
- a CDS encoding HNH endonuclease signature motif containing protein, with protein MNPTITALESDDYTIITYRDEQLLTWNAKLVPDYPNYYITDCGRVFSTNIQEFLKPTLKTGYLSVVLSNAEHSRRICIHRLVAIAYHGDPGPTYQVDHKDREKLNNQVTNLRWVTRQQNCFNRTKAANTSSQYMGVSAYRNRGFSAAIKLSGKRTPLGVFPTELEAHQAYLKAKQELHLF; from the coding sequence ATGAACCCCACTATTACAGCCCTAGAATCAGACGATTACACTATCATCACCTATAGAGATGAACAGCTTCTGACATGGAATGCCAAGCTTGTCCCTGACTATCCCAACTACTACATCACTGACTGCGGCAGAGTCTTCTCAACCAACATCCAGGAATTCCTGAAGCCCACTCTCAAGACCGGCTACCTGTCAGTGGTCCTTAGCAACGCTGAACACAGCAGAAGGATCTGCATCCACCGTCTTGTCGCCATTGCCTACCACGGAGACCCTGGCCCCACCTACCAAGTCGATCACAAGGATCGAGAGAAGCTGAACAACCAGGTGACCAATCTGAGATGGGTGACCAGACAACAGAACTGCTTCAACCGGACCAAGGCTGCCAACACCTCTTCCCAATACATGGGAGTGTCTGCCTATCGGAACCGTGGCTTCTCAGCCGCTATCAAGCTCAGCGGGAAGAGAACACCTCTAGGAGTCTTTCCAACCGAACTGGAAGCGCACCAAGCATACCTGAAAGCGAAGCAAGAGCTTCATCTCTTCTAG